The Anabaena sp. PCC 7108 region CGCCAACGTATTTACTTTACACCCTTAATGTTTAAAGTGGCTGAACCATCAGCCCGGTTAAATATTCAGGTAGAAATTGATACCCTAATAAAAACTACTGGGTCTAGCTTTCACTTAACATAACGCCTAGTTAACAGAGAACCTGCAAACCCATCGTTATATCAACGCAAAAACTAGACCCAGTATGAAATTTTAGCAGACTATCAATTCTTAACGTCTACCACGATAAGGAACCGCATTCAGGTAATCAATGTCAAATGCAGATAGCTTTTGTGCGTAGTTACCCTTACCAGAGACTGACGCAGCCAAATCTGCAAATTTGCGAGGATCTCCTTCTGCCAATCGTTTTTCCTTGGCCTTGCGGGTGTAGTATTTCTCGACAGTAAAGCGCCAATCAGTTTGGACTGTACCTGCTGTTTCTTGGAAGTCTACACCGTAACGGGGAGTTACCAAGTTAAAGGGACGATCTACGAAACGCTTGCGTTGGTAAGGTACAGTATTTTCACCAAAGCTGCTACTGTACTCTTCACTGTCTAATAAAGCATCAACAAAACCGCCAAAACCCTTGTTACAAATGACGATTGACCAAGCAATTTCTTCTTTTTTGTTGTAAGCACAACGACCCAATAAACGCTTGAGAGTGATGTCTACCAAACGGTAGTTGTTGTTCACAGAAACAACTAAACGATAGAAAGCTTCGGATTTAGCTAAACCGCGAATAAAGTCACGAACTGACAAAGAACCATTTTTCAGCTGAGATTCTAAAGTAACTTGACGATTAAACTTGAGAATTTCATGTTCGCTGAAAACTTGGCGATAACTTGCCCAAATGATACTTTGGATGTCAGAGTAAGAACTCACATCTTCTATACGGTAGATATATGGAGTATCTTCATTGGTGTCAGCAGCGCCGAAGCTGCTAACACGGTGATTTTGACTGCTTGGTTTGTATTGAAGTAATGGCAGTGCCATGCTGCGTTATTCCTCTTATTAAGAAATTAAACTTTGAAAACTGAAAGAGGCTTGATAAATCAGATTCCTCATTCACTCTTGATCTATTTTCCCGCATTAGGTTACACACCTATTTCCGAGATTTAGCGCACTGGAAAATTAGCGCTGGGACTAACGGAAACCGGAATACCTTGGGGCTTGTTTTCCCTAGTGGTATCGGGAATTTTAATGTTCGCAGTGCTAACTGGTGTGTAGGTGACAGTTCTAATGCTGACGGAATTAGCCATTTTCAAGAAGTCTTGGATACTTCCTGCCTTGTAGCGTGCATCTTCTAGCTTGTCACGCCAGTAGTTAGCATAGCGGGGTGTGACCAAATTAAAAGGTCTATCTTTATAGCGTCGTCGTTGGTAGGGAATAATATTCTCGCCAAAGCTGCTTTGATATTCTTCAGAATCTAGTAAAGCATCAACAAAACCACCCCAACCAATAGTAGCAATTTTGATTGACCAAGCAATTTCTTCATCTTTATTGTAAGGCGCACGTCCTAACAACCGCTTCAGTCCAATTTCAACCAACCGATAGTTGGAGTTAGTCTGAATTACCAAACTTTGAAAAGCTTCAGACTTAGCTAAACCCCGGATAAAATCCCGGACAGTAATTGCTTTGTTTTTTACTTGGGATTCTAAATGAACTTGGCGGTAAAATTTGAGGATGACGTGTTCACTGAAAAGTTGCCGATAAGCTGCCCAAATTAATTCTTCTACTTCTCCACCAAAGGCATAGTCTTCGATGCGGTAAATTGTGGGTGTATCTTCGTTGGGAACTTCATAACCAGAAACACGCTGGTTTTGAGAACTGGGTTTATATTCTAGTAAAGGTATTGCCATATTTGTCTGTTGTTATTTGTCAGTTGTCAGTTGTCCGTTACTCTTACGAATCACCAATAACTAATTTTTGGCGTTAGCAGGGATGTAACGATAAGGTAAGGAAACTGCTACAGATTGAATGGTTGGTTGTGGTGTACCGATTTCGCGGGAAGTATCGGGAATTTCTAGGTTACTAACGAAAGATTGGGCGGTGGCTAAACTACGTTGGTAGTTGCATTCGTTGGTAATAATTGTCCCGGCCATAATGAAGAAGCTGGCAGGAATTGCCCGACGGATATCTGCTGTAGTCAGTTCTCCTGATGTGCGGATACTGTAGTAGGAACGGCCAGCCATACCGCGAATGTTTTGGGTATCGCGCCAGTTAGCACCATAACGGGGGTTAGCCAGGTTAAAGGGACGAGATCCGAAACGACGACGTTGGAAGGGGACAATGTCATCACCAAAGTTGTCTAAATACTCGTCTGATTCTAATAAAGCATCTATAAAACCGTGTAATCCTTTGGTAGCAATCACAATTGACCAAGCAATTTCTTCGTCTTTGTTGTAAGCAGCCCGGCCTAAGAACCGTTTTAAGGTGATGTCAACTAAGCGATAGTTAGAGTTTGTCTCTGCTACTTGAGTTCGGTAAACGTCTGATTTACCTAGACCCCGAATAAAGTCGCGCAGGGTGATAGCACGATTTCGTAGTTGTGATTCTAAAAAGTTTTGCCGATAGCTTGCTAAAATCAGGTGTTCACTGAAAATTTGTCGGTATGCAGCCCAGATGATGCTATCAATGTCTTTATCTGAGGTAGCTCGATCTAAACGATAACTGATTGGGGTATCTTCGTTAGCAACTTCATAACCTTCTACTCGCTGGTTTTGCGATTTGGGTGCATATTCTAGTAGTGGTATTGACATCTTTACTTTTACCTTGTTATATGGTATATAAATCTGTTTACTAAGCTAAGGCCAACTGAATGCGAGCGCAAACGGCTTTTTCAGTATCTTTAGTCAGCATTAATTGAAATTTAGCCGAAATAGGCGGTTTAAGTGCAGCTACTTTCGCTAAAGCCTGTAAACCCACAATGGCAGCATAACGAATTGACCAGTCTGTATCTTCGCAGATAAACAGAAGTGTTTCTAGGGCACGATTAATGGCTATTTCAGCTTCAGAAATATCTAACTTGTGCCATTGTAAGTTTCCTAGTCCCTTAGCAGCAGCCCGGCGGACACTGGGGGCAAAGTCCGTCAGTGTAGTAGAGACGAGGATGTCTAAAGCACGGGGATCTGCGATCGCGGCTATTGTCCGAATCGAATAAGCCCGTGCGCCATAGTTATAATCATCAATTTGGTCTAGCAATTGTGGTACTGCTATTTCTCCCCATTCTGTCAATGCTGTTGCTGCCACTATTGCTGCTTCTGGATTGTTATAACCAAAGACGGCAATTAAGGTGGGAATTGCCG contains the following coding sequences:
- a CDS encoding phycobilisome rod-core linker polypeptide; the protein is MALPLLQYKPSSQNHRVSSFGAADTNEDTPYIYRIEDVSSYSDIQSIIWASYRQVFSEHEILKFNRQVTLESQLKNGSLSVRDFIRGLAKSEAFYRLVVSVNNNYRLVDITLKRLLGRCAYNKKEEIAWSIVICNKGFGGFVDALLDSEEYSSSFGENTVPYQRKRFVDRPFNLVTPRYGVDFQETAGTVQTDWRFTVEKYYTRKAKEKRLAEGDPRKFADLAASVSGKGNYAQKLSAFDIDYLNAVPYRGRR
- a CDS encoding HEAT repeat domain-containing protein, which encodes MDELIRAVTLAETPSQMVTAVKNLALAKDPSAIPTLIAVFGYNNPEAAIVAATALTEWGEIAVPQLLDQIDDYNYGARAYSIRTIAAIADPRALDILVSTTLTDFAPSVRRAAAKGLGNLQWHKLDISEAEIAINRALETLLFICEDTDWSIRYAAIVGLQALAKVAALKPPISAKFQLMLTKDTEKAVCARIQLALA
- a CDS encoding phycobilisome rod-core linker polypeptide, producing the protein MSIPLLEYAPKSQNQRVEGYEVANEDTPISYRLDRATSDKDIDSIIWAAYRQIFSEHLILASYRQNFLESQLRNRAITLRDFIRGLGKSDVYRTQVAETNSNYRLVDITLKRFLGRAAYNKDEEIAWSIVIATKGLHGFIDALLESDEYLDNFGDDIVPFQRRRFGSRPFNLANPRYGANWRDTQNIRGMAGRSYYSIRTSGELTTADIRRAIPASFFIMAGTIITNECNYQRSLATAQSFVSNLEIPDTSREIGTPQPTIQSVAVSLPYRYIPANAKN
- a CDS encoding phycobilisome rod-core linker polypeptide codes for the protein MAIPLLEYKPSSQNQRVSGYEVPNEDTPTIYRIEDYAFGGEVEELIWAAYRQLFSEHVILKFYRQVHLESQVKNKAITVRDFIRGLAKSEAFQSLVIQTNSNYRLVEIGLKRLLGRAPYNKDEEIAWSIKIATIGWGGFVDALLDSEEYQSSFGENIIPYQRRRYKDRPFNLVTPRYANYWRDKLEDARYKAGSIQDFLKMANSVSIRTVTYTPVSTANIKIPDTTRENKPQGIPVSVSPSANFPVR